The following are encoded in a window of Bordetella genomosp. 10 genomic DNA:
- a CDS encoding SGNH/GDSL hydrolase family protein, which translates to MNVLRLAALTCGLLSVLAAGARAQTAATPMPSATPVVLAPAAPATTSAMTASLDKNAAAAVDNRWDASLAAFAAADKEHPPKPGGVLFVGSSSIRLWSNLESDFSSLPVVVKRGFGGSRMMDCTQHLHALVAPYKPHLVLVYAGDNDLAEGRTPQQVLQSFRKFVEGVRADLPKTRIAYISIKPSPLRASLMPQIQEANALIKAYTLTVPNADFIDVYSSMVDDKGQPRMALFREDKLHLNADGYALWKRLITAHLD; encoded by the coding sequence ATGAACGTTTTACGCCTCGCCGCGTTGACGTGCGGTCTTCTGTCGGTCCTCGCCGCCGGCGCTCGCGCCCAGACCGCCGCCACGCCCATGCCCTCCGCCACGCCCGTGGTCCTGGCGCCCGCCGCGCCGGCGACCACGTCCGCGATGACGGCATCCCTGGACAAGAACGCCGCGGCCGCGGTGGACAATCGCTGGGACGCCAGCCTGGCCGCCTTCGCCGCCGCCGACAAGGAACATCCGCCCAAGCCGGGCGGCGTGCTGTTCGTCGGCAGCTCGTCCATCCGGCTGTGGAGCAACCTGGAGAGCGACTTCAGTTCCCTGCCGGTGGTGGTCAAGCGCGGCTTCGGCGGCTCGCGCATGATGGACTGTACGCAACACCTGCACGCCCTGGTCGCGCCCTACAAGCCGCACCTGGTGCTGGTCTACGCGGGCGACAACGACCTGGCCGAGGGCCGCACGCCGCAGCAGGTATTGCAGAGCTTCCGCAAGTTCGTCGAAGGGGTGCGCGCGGACCTGCCCAAGACCCGCATCGCCTATATCTCGATCAAGCCCAGCCCGCTGCGCGCCTCGCTGATGCCGCAGATCCAGGAAGCCAACGCCTTGATCAAGGCCTATACGCTGACGGTCCCCAACGCCGATTTCATCGACGTCTATTCATCCATGGTGGATGACAAGGGCCAACCGCGCATGGCCCTGTTCCGCGAGGACAAGCTGCACCTGAACGCGGACGGCTACGCGCTGTGGAAGCGCCTCATCACCGCCCACCTCGATTGA
- a CDS encoding lipopolysaccharide kinase InaA family protein has product MRPQESSFWWSVQGEWVEEPNNRRGGFSGVQRVIVPESGACYYVKRQRNHLFRSVRYPAGRPTLLREWQSMRFCQSIGVPTAPLVFFDMQKSKEGWDSILVTRGLSGYVSLDQAYAEKLWSPEQRAAALRAVAGALISLHRARRKHGHLYPKEVFVDFSHSQPAVAIVDWELSRYRLTAAQAAQPDVRRLLKSLLGLGMTQDELRLFFDAYRASGIHLPPMPQLARR; this is encoded by the coding sequence ATGCGTCCGCAAGAATCGAGTTTTTGGTGGTCAGTACAGGGCGAGTGGGTGGAGGAGCCCAATAACCGGCGCGGCGGCTTCAGCGGCGTCCAGCGGGTGATCGTGCCGGAGTCGGGCGCCTGTTATTACGTGAAGCGCCAGCGCAATCACCTTTTTCGCAGTGTCCGCTATCCGGCGGGGCGTCCCACGCTGCTGCGCGAATGGCAGAGCATGCGTTTCTGCCAGAGCATCGGGGTGCCCACGGCGCCGCTGGTCTTCTTCGACATGCAGAAGAGCAAGGAAGGCTGGGACTCGATCCTGGTCACGCGTGGCCTGAGCGGCTACGTCAGCCTGGACCAGGCCTACGCGGAAAAACTCTGGTCCCCCGAGCAGCGCGCGGCGGCCCTGCGTGCGGTCGCGGGGGCGCTGATCTCGCTGCATCGCGCGCGCCGCAAGCATGGCCATCTCTATCCGAAAGAGGTCTTCGTCGATTTCTCCCATTCGCAGCCTGCCGTGGCGATCGTCGACTGGGAACTCAGCCGTTACCGCCTGACCGCCGCGCAGGCCGCCCAGCCCGACGTGCGGCGCCTCCTGAAGTCCCTGCTCGGCCTGGGCATGACGCAGGACGAACTGCGCCTGTTCTTCGACGCCTACCGCGCCAGCGGCATCCACCTGCCGCCGATGCCGCAGTTGGCGCGGCGCTAG
- a CDS encoding GntR family transcriptional regulator, which yields MTSLPVSSIPSFASAAAQPGASRSAQIQQTLESEILAGTLAPGARLDEVELAARFQVSRTPVREALRHLASAGLIQIRTRQPALVVALSATRLIEMFQVMAELEGLCARLAARRINAAQLAQLSRYQEELAALAGTGEVEMFYEINRRFHELIYEASQNAFLAEQTRALRNRIGLYRKMVTQKPSRRADTLTEHAAVLRALATGDEEGAGAAMRGHVNLLGEKLLDFIALFPKAE from the coding sequence ATGACGAGCCTTCCCGTGTCCTCCATTCCGTCCTTCGCGTCCGCCGCGGCGCAGCCTGGCGCCAGCCGTTCCGCCCAGATCCAGCAGACGCTGGAAAGCGAAATCCTCGCCGGCACGCTGGCGCCGGGCGCGCGCCTGGACGAAGTGGAATTGGCAGCGCGTTTCCAGGTTTCGCGCACGCCGGTGCGCGAGGCCTTGCGCCATCTGGCGTCGGCGGGCCTGATCCAGATCCGCACGCGCCAGCCGGCCCTGGTGGTGGCGCTGTCGGCCACGCGCCTGATCGAGATGTTCCAGGTGATGGCGGAACTGGAGGGCCTGTGCGCGCGCCTGGCGGCGCGCCGCATCAACGCGGCCCAACTGGCGCAGCTAAGCCGCTACCAGGAGGAACTGGCGGCGCTGGCCGGCACCGGCGAGGTGGAGATGTTCTACGAGATCAACCGGCGTTTCCACGAACTGATCTACGAGGCCTCGCAGAACGCTTTCCTGGCCGAGCAGACGCGCGCGCTGCGCAACCGCATCGGCCTGTATCGCAAGATGGTCACGCAAAAGCCCAGCCGCCGCGCCGATACGCTGACGGAGCACGCGGCCGTGCTGCGCGCGCTGGCCACCGGCGACGAGGAAGGCGCCGGCGCGGCCATGCGCGGCCACGTGAACCTGCTGGGGGAGAAGCTGCTGGACTTCATCGCCTTGTTTCCCAAGGCGGAATGA
- a CDS encoding SDR family oxidoreductase: MDLGLNGKSALITGASKGIGLATAHSFAREGVSRLHLAARSAEGLAAAKAALSAEYGVEVQTHALDLSVTANVLALAERCGDADILVNNAADSTPGPMDQLSDQAWRDSLDMKIFSYVTLTREIYARMKARGQGVIVNDIGNSGENWDANYIVGTTGNAAMMAFTRGVGGRSLDDGIRVVGVNPGPVATDRMVKLMKRRAVDWYGDESRWEELFDKYPAKRPASPEEVADLIVYLASERAAYITGTIVTIDGGIASRRSII, from the coding sequence ATGGATCTGGGTTTGAACGGCAAGTCGGCGCTGATCACCGGCGCTTCGAAGGGCATCGGCCTGGCGACGGCGCACAGCTTCGCGCGGGAAGGCGTGTCCCGGCTGCACCTGGCCGCGCGTTCGGCCGAAGGACTGGCCGCGGCCAAGGCGGCGCTGTCGGCGGAATACGGCGTGGAGGTGCAGACCCATGCCCTGGACCTCTCCGTCACCGCCAATGTCCTGGCGCTGGCGGAACGCTGCGGCGACGCCGACATCTTGGTCAACAACGCGGCCGATTCCACGCCGGGGCCCATGGACCAGTTGTCGGACCAGGCCTGGCGCGACAGCCTGGACATGAAGATTTTTTCCTACGTGACCCTGACCCGCGAAATCTACGCGCGGATGAAGGCGCGCGGCCAGGGCGTCATCGTCAACGACATCGGCAACTCGGGCGAGAACTGGGACGCCAACTACATCGTGGGCACCACCGGCAACGCCGCCATGATGGCCTTCACGCGCGGCGTGGGCGGCCGCAGCCTGGACGACGGCATCCGGGTGGTGGGCGTCAATCCGGGGCCGGTCGCCACCGACCGCATGGTCAAGCTGATGAAGCGGCGGGCGGTGGACTGGTACGGCGACGAAAGCCGCTGGGAGGAACTGTTCGACAAGTATCCCGCCAAGCGGCCGGCCAGCCCCGAGGAAGTGGCCGATCTCATCGTCTACCTGGCGTCCGAACGCGCGGCCTACATCACCGGCACCATCGTGACCATCGACGGCGGCATCGCCTCGCGCCGCTCCATCATTTGA
- a CDS encoding pyridoxal phosphate-dependent aminotransferase, with the protein MRSFEQRNAYFDRLCNTPGLMWLGQNTNHFDPHPAVIAAVTEALARGDYHAYAPPAGFETLRRLIVDDAGVPQACAFVTDGAVEALYNVCRNVCEPGKDFVTTDPSWAWPMAFARHAGANVVELPIYDAAQGYKLTAAQLRAAVGPDTGVIYLVDPNNPLGTCHTEAEIREIADIARSVGAYLIHDATYSQFADDFTPALRFYPEKTVMTYSFSKWLGLAGMRLGAVIADADIIERLASAPPNNLGSNVLSQRAAIAGLQTKAEWFPEVKRRLRRNQAALADAVARVDGLHLPVYPSQANLLIVETGDAGVRPEALVAAYQAEGVMIRQGTYHTKRFGDRFVKISLTVPEAWADRCCELLPAMVERARKAPAPAALF; encoded by the coding sequence ATGCGCAGCTTCGAACAACGCAACGCCTACTTCGACCGCCTCTGCAATACGCCGGGCCTGATGTGGCTGGGGCAGAACACCAACCACTTCGATCCGCATCCCGCCGTCATCGCCGCGGTGACCGAAGCCCTGGCGCGCGGCGACTATCACGCCTATGCGCCGCCGGCCGGCTTCGAAACGCTGCGCCGCCTGATCGTGGACGATGCCGGGGTGCCGCAGGCCTGCGCCTTCGTCACCGACGGCGCGGTCGAGGCGCTGTACAACGTCTGCCGCAACGTCTGCGAGCCGGGCAAGGATTTCGTCACCACCGATCCGAGCTGGGCGTGGCCGATGGCGTTCGCGCGCCATGCCGGCGCCAACGTCGTCGAATTGCCGATCTACGACGCCGCGCAAGGGTACAAGCTGACGGCCGCGCAGTTGCGCGCCGCCGTGGGACCGGACACCGGCGTGATCTACCTGGTCGATCCCAACAACCCCCTGGGCACCTGCCACACCGAAGCGGAGATACGCGAAATCGCCGACATCGCGCGCTCGGTCGGCGCCTACCTGATCCACGACGCCACCTATTCGCAGTTCGCCGACGACTTCACGCCGGCCTTGCGCTTCTACCCGGAAAAGACGGTGATGACCTACAGCTTTTCCAAGTGGCTGGGGCTGGCCGGCATGCGGCTGGGCGCCGTCATCGCCGATGCCGACATCATCGAGCGGCTGGCCAGCGCGCCGCCCAACAACCTGGGCAGCAACGTGCTGTCGCAGCGCGCGGCCATCGCGGGATTGCAGACCAAGGCGGAATGGTTCCCCGAGGTCAAGCGGCGCTTGCGCCGCAACCAGGCCGCGCTGGCCGACGCGGTCGCGCGCGTGGACGGACTGCACCTGCCCGTCTACCCGTCGCAGGCCAATCTGCTGATCGTGGAGACCGGCGACGCGGGCGTGCGGCCGGAAGCGCTGGTGGCGGCCTACCAGGCCGAGGGCGTGATGATCCGCCAGGGCACGTACCACACCAAGCGCTTCGGCGACCGCTTCGTCAAGATCAGCCTGACCGTGCCCGAAGCCTGGGCCGACCGCTGCTGCGAGCTGCTGCCGGCCATGGTCGAGCGCGCGCGCAAGGCGCCGGCGCCGGCGGCCTTGTTCTAG
- a CDS encoding alpha/beta fold hydrolase: protein MPIITTRDGVRLHYEECGSGTPILFVHEFGGDWRSWEPQMRYFARRYRCITYSARGYTPSDVPAEVDRYSQEIAVDDMVDVLNGLGLARAHVVGLSMGGFATLHFGLRHAARALSLVVAGAGYGAEKQYEDYFRGVSLEVARKFEEMGAPAFSRIYSTAASRIPFQLKDPRGWAEFAEQLGQHDATGSANTMRGVQARRPSIYDLEDELKRMAVPTLVVVGDEDDHCLQPGIFLKRTVPASGLLVLPKAGHTLNIEEPGLFNQFVGDFLATVEQGKWLPRDPRSAPAEIMKTQ from the coding sequence ATGCCCATCATCACCACGCGCGACGGCGTCAGGCTGCACTACGAGGAATGCGGCAGCGGCACGCCCATCCTGTTCGTGCACGAGTTCGGCGGAGACTGGCGTAGCTGGGAGCCGCAGATGCGGTACTTCGCGCGGCGCTACCGCTGCATCACCTATAGCGCGCGCGGCTATACGCCGTCGGACGTGCCGGCCGAGGTGGACCGCTATTCGCAGGAAATCGCCGTCGACGACATGGTCGACGTGCTGAACGGACTGGGCCTGGCGCGCGCGCACGTCGTGGGCTTGTCCATGGGCGGCTTCGCCACCCTGCATTTCGGCCTGCGCCACGCCGCGCGCGCCTTGTCGCTGGTGGTGGCCGGCGCGGGCTACGGCGCGGAGAAACAGTACGAGGACTATTTCCGCGGTGTCTCGCTGGAGGTGGCGCGCAAGTTCGAGGAAATGGGCGCGCCCGCGTTCTCCAGGATCTATTCGACGGCGGCGTCGCGCATTCCCTTCCAGCTCAAGGACCCGCGCGGCTGGGCGGAGTTCGCCGAGCAACTGGGCCAGCACGACGCCACCGGTTCGGCCAACACCATGCGCGGCGTGCAGGCGCGCCGGCCGTCGATCTACGACCTGGAGGACGAGCTCAAGCGCATGGCCGTGCCCACCCTGGTCGTCGTCGGCGACGAAGACGACCATTGCCTGCAACCGGGCATCTTCCTCAAGCGGACGGTGCCGGCCAGCGGCCTGCTGGTGCTGCCGAAAGCGGGGCACACCTTGAACATCGAGGAGCCGGGCCTGTTCAACCAGTTCGTCGGCGATTTCCTGGCGACGGTGGAGCAGGGCAAGTGGCTGCCGCGCGATCCCCGGTCCGCGCCGGCCGAGATCATGAAGACCCAATGA
- a CDS encoding hydantoinase/carbamoylase family amidase produces MNALPSRLVSQERLMRRLMAMARIGATASGGVDRAALSAEDAAAQALLAEWGAALGLEATRDAAGNFFLRWEAGAGAPLLSGSHLDSQPTGGRYDGVYGVIAALEAVQVMREAGLAPRRPVEIVAWMNEEGSRFAPGMMGSAVYGGARALAEILPARDAAGVSVQHALAATAAALPGIAARPLGGPPYAYIEAHIEQGPELERAHCPVGIVSGIQGKHTFRVTVQGEAAHAGTSARAERRDALLAATAMVQALARALHDEADIVKFTVGRFDVTPSAPSVVASRVVFSIDLRHPDSAELRRLSALVAPVCEAAAGPCAVEVARLSAADSLTFPEAMRARLRRAADRLGLPRRDLLSAAGHDARYLHPVCPSAMLFVPSRDGITHNEAEFTEPADLYAGARVLADVLAELAMLEEQP; encoded by the coding sequence ATGAATGCCTTGCCTTCCCGTCTGGTCAGCCAGGAGCGCCTGATGCGCCGCCTGATGGCGATGGCCCGTATCGGCGCCACCGCGTCGGGCGGCGTCGATCGCGCGGCGCTGTCGGCCGAGGACGCGGCGGCGCAGGCCCTGCTGGCCGAGTGGGGCGCGGCCCTGGGCCTGGAGGCCACGCGCGACGCCGCCGGCAACTTCTTCCTGCGCTGGGAAGCCGGCGCGGGCGCGCCGCTGCTGTCGGGCTCGCACCTGGACAGCCAGCCCACCGGCGGCCGCTACGACGGGGTCTACGGCGTGATCGCGGCGCTGGAAGCCGTGCAGGTCATGCGGGAAGCGGGGCTCGCGCCGCGCCGGCCGGTGGAGATCGTGGCGTGGATGAACGAAGAAGGTTCGCGCTTCGCGCCGGGCATGATGGGGTCGGCCGTGTACGGCGGCGCCCGTGCGCTGGCCGAGATCCTGCCCGCGCGGGACGCGGCCGGCGTTTCGGTCCAGCACGCGCTGGCGGCCACCGCCGCCGCCTTGCCGGGCATCGCGGCGAGGCCGCTGGGCGGGCCGCCCTATGCCTACATCGAGGCGCATATCGAGCAGGGACCGGAGCTGGAGCGGGCGCATTGTCCCGTCGGCATCGTCAGCGGCATACAAGGCAAGCATACGTTTCGCGTGACCGTGCAGGGGGAGGCCGCGCATGCCGGCACCTCGGCGCGCGCCGAGCGGCGCGACGCGCTGCTGGCGGCCACCGCCATGGTGCAGGCCCTGGCGCGTGCGCTGCACGACGAGGCCGATATCGTGAAGTTCACGGTCGGCCGCTTCGACGTGACGCCCAGCGCGCCGTCGGTGGTGGCCAGCCGGGTGGTGTTCTCCATCGACCTGCGCCATCCGGACAGCGCGGAACTGCGGCGCCTGTCGGCCCTGGTGGCGCCGGTGTGCGAGGCCGCGGCGGGTCCTTGCGCGGTCGAGGTGGCGCGGCTGTCCGCGGCCGACTCCCTGACCTTTCCGGAAGCCATGCGGGCGCGCCTGCGCCGCGCCGCCGACCGCCTGGGGCTGCCGCGCCGCGACCTGCTTTCCGCGGCGGGCCACGATGCGCGGTATCTGCATCCGGTCTGCCCGTCCGCCATGCTGTTCGTGCCCAGCCGCGACGGCATCACCCATAACGAGGCGGAGTTCACCGAACCCGCCGACCTGTACGCCGGGGCCCGCGTGCTCGCGGATGTCCTGGCCGAACTGGCCATGCTTGAGGAGCAGCCATGA
- a CDS encoding ABC transporter ATP-binding protein has translation MSGAHILDLDRQPRGAWAPARKEEPGAGALLSLDGISKTFGATQALYKLAVDIAPGEFVTVVGPSGCGKSTLFNIVAGLEEPDAGGSVRFLGKSCRAADLLGKVSFMPQRDLLLPWRTVIDNAILAVELEGARRADARRAALEMLPEFGLAGFENQYPHQLSGGMRQRVALMRTFMFKRDLMLLDEPFGALDALTRSMMQRWLLDVWQKHRRTILFITHDVDEAVFLGDRVLVMAARPGRVKLEQKVDLPRPRRADIVTAPEFIALKRTLLEAIEEESMKSFRAGDAPGGEA, from the coding sequence ATGAGCGGCGCCCATATTCTCGACCTGGATCGGCAGCCGCGCGGCGCGTGGGCGCCGGCGCGCAAGGAGGAGCCCGGCGCGGGGGCCTTGCTGAGCCTGGACGGCATTTCCAAGACCTTCGGCGCGACGCAGGCGCTGTACAAGCTCGCCGTCGACATCGCGCCCGGCGAATTCGTCACCGTGGTCGGCCCCAGCGGCTGCGGCAAGAGCACCCTGTTCAACATCGTCGCCGGGCTGGAAGAGCCGGACGCCGGCGGCAGCGTGCGATTCCTCGGCAAGTCCTGCCGCGCGGCCGACCTGCTGGGCAAGGTGTCCTTCATGCCGCAGCGCGACCTGCTGCTGCCGTGGCGCACCGTGATCGACAACGCCATCCTGGCCGTGGAGCTGGAAGGCGCGCGGCGCGCCGACGCCCGCCGCGCGGCGCTGGAGATGCTGCCGGAGTTCGGCCTGGCCGGCTTCGAGAACCAGTATCCGCACCAGTTGTCCGGCGGCATGCGCCAGCGCGTGGCGTTGATGCGCACCTTCATGTTCAAGCGCGACCTGATGCTGCTGGACGAACCCTTCGGCGCGCTCGATGCGCTGACCCGCAGCATGATGCAGCGCTGGCTGCTGGACGTCTGGCAGAAGCACCGCCGCACCATCCTGTTCATCACGCACGACGTCGACGAGGCCGTCTTCCTGGGCGATCGCGTGCTGGTGATGGCGGCGCGTCCCGGCCGCGTCAAGCTGGAACAGAAAGTCGACCTGCCGCGCCCGCGCCGCGCCGACATCGTCACCGCGCCCGAGTTCATCGCGCTCAAGCGCACCCTGCTGGAAGCCATCGAGGAAGAAAGCATGAAGTCGTTTCGCGCCGGCGATGCGCCGGGAGGAGAGGCATGA
- a CDS encoding class II aldolase/adducin family protein, whose translation MGTNDTATASAAASAGCPAGMPQTEWDARVSLAACYRLVAGLKLDDLIYNHISLRVPGTHDQFLINPYGMLFEEITASSLVRIDLQGRKLSDSPYDVNAAAFVIHGAIHQGKRDAACVLHTHSDASIAVSAQREGLLPLSQFAMRFYRRQAFHDYEGVAIDMDEQARLVADLGEHRVMLMRNHGVLTLGRTPGEAFMLLYYFERAARIQLAMQAAAAGGAGPILRPGDDVCEKAARQFWEQKGDILVAGEREWPGLLRQLDRLDPGYKT comes from the coding sequence ATGGGCACGAACGACACCGCTACCGCGTCCGCCGCGGCCTCCGCGGGCTGTCCCGCCGGCATGCCGCAGACCGAATGGGACGCGCGCGTGTCCCTGGCCGCGTGCTACCGCCTGGTCGCCGGCCTGAAGCTCGACGACCTGATCTACAACCACATCTCCCTGCGCGTGCCGGGCACGCACGACCAGTTCCTCATCAACCCCTACGGCATGTTGTTCGAGGAGATCACCGCGTCGAGCCTGGTCCGCATCGACTTGCAGGGGCGCAAGCTCAGCGACAGCCCCTACGACGTGAACGCCGCCGCCTTCGTCATCCATGGCGCCATCCACCAGGGCAAGCGCGACGCGGCCTGCGTGCTGCATACCCATTCGGACGCCAGCATCGCCGTCTCGGCGCAGCGGGAGGGCTTGCTGCCGCTGTCGCAGTTCGCCATGCGCTTCTATCGCCGCCAGGCTTTCCACGACTACGAGGGCGTGGCCATCGACATGGACGAACAGGCGCGCCTGGTCGCCGATCTGGGCGAGCACCGCGTCATGCTGATGCGCAACCACGGCGTGCTGACCCTGGGCCGCACGCCGGGCGAGGCCTTCATGCTGCTGTATTACTTCGAGCGCGCCGCGCGCATCCAGTTGGCCATGCAGGCCGCCGCCGCGGGCGGCGCCGGTCCCATCCTGCGGCCCGGCGACGACGTCTGCGAGAAAGCGGCGCGCCAGTTCTGGGAGCAGAAGGGCGACATCCTGGTGGCCGGCGAGCGGGAATGGCCCGGGCTGCTGCGCCAACTGGATCGCCTCGATCCTGGCTACAAGACCTGA
- a CDS encoding TauD/TfdA dioxygenase family protein — translation MLKTHPLHPGFGIEVLDLDLADPASDAAVDQLVRDLDRHSLILVRGQALSNQRHVEISRRFGSLMTHVLKQFLTTGLPEIYVLSNVSENGKPIGNHKEGWNWHSDLSYVAEPSMGSLLYSVEVPPEGADTLFASMHLAYEALPSETQARIRKLTATHSYAGYYGKAFADRAPLTDEQKARTPDVVHPVVRTHPVTGRLSLYVGEDIVKQIDGLPPAESAALLAALNQHAVSDAFVYRHKWRQGDLVIWDNRCTMHCATPYEDDKYRRVMHRTTVAGTRPF, via the coding sequence ATGCTCAAGACCCACCCCCTGCATCCCGGTTTCGGCATCGAAGTGCTGGACCTGGATCTCGCCGATCCCGCCAGCGACGCGGCGGTCGATCAACTGGTCCGGGACCTGGACCGGCACTCGCTGATCCTGGTGCGCGGCCAGGCGTTGAGCAACCAGCGGCACGTCGAGATCAGCCGGCGCTTCGGCTCGCTGATGACCCATGTCCTGAAGCAGTTCCTCACCACGGGCCTGCCGGAAATCTACGTCCTGTCCAACGTCTCGGAAAACGGCAAGCCCATCGGCAATCACAAGGAAGGCTGGAACTGGCATTCGGACCTGTCCTACGTCGCCGAGCCCAGCATGGGATCGCTGCTGTACTCGGTGGAGGTGCCGCCCGAGGGCGCCGACACCCTGTTCGCCAGCATGCACCTGGCGTACGAGGCGCTGCCGTCCGAGACGCAGGCGCGCATCCGCAAGCTGACCGCCACGCATTCGTACGCCGGCTACTACGGCAAGGCCTTCGCCGACCGCGCGCCGCTGACCGACGAGCAGAAGGCGCGCACGCCGGACGTGGTGCATCCCGTGGTGCGCACGCATCCCGTGACGGGGCGGCTGTCCCTGTATGTCGGCGAGGACATCGTCAAGCAGATCGACGGCCTGCCGCCCGCGGAAAGCGCGGCCCTGCTGGCGGCGCTGAACCAGCACGCCGTCAGCGACGCCTTCGTCTACCGGCACAAGTGGCGCCAGGGCGATCTCGTCATCTGGGACAACCGCTGCACCATGCATTGCGCCACGCCTTACGAGGACGACAAGTACCGCCGCGTCATGCACCGCACCACCGTGGCCGGCACGCGGCCGTTCTGA
- a CDS encoding ABC transporter substrate-binding protein has protein sequence MTVIRTKRRLLALAAWAATFGAAAAMLPAPAMAKDLVKATLRLKWLPQTQFAGFYYALAQGYYKDEGIDLTINPGGPNLLTENLVATGADTFGLSGGTDSVLAAIDKGMPIVSVGVAHQVTPFVFVARKDGPVKTLEDFQGKKVTAWFTGANYVLFGMLANKGIDRAKVDIQPQQVSVTPFVNGDVDVITATWYNELYTIRQRVGEDKLRLFKAEDYGITFPRDTLIVSRKTAQEQPELVKAFLRASIRGWREAMKHPKEAVDTVMKVAPTLDRTHQEFMLTEAYRLMTEGKAKTDGLFWIDPAAVQAAEDFLVKNGVISKPVDVAQAFDASFLKAIPLADRLP, from the coding sequence ATGACCGTTATCCGCACTAAACGACGCCTGCTGGCCCTGGCGGCCTGGGCCGCCACCTTCGGCGCGGCAGCGGCCATGCTGCCCGCGCCCGCCATGGCCAAGGACCTGGTCAAGGCGACGCTGCGGCTGAAGTGGCTGCCGCAGACGCAGTTCGCCGGCTTCTACTACGCGCTGGCGCAGGGCTACTACAAGGACGAGGGCATCGATCTCACCATCAACCCGGGCGGCCCCAATCTGCTGACGGAGAACCTGGTGGCCACCGGCGCCGACACCTTCGGCCTGTCCGGCGGCACCGACAGCGTGCTGGCGGCCATCGACAAGGGCATGCCCATCGTGTCGGTGGGCGTGGCGCACCAGGTCACGCCTTTCGTCTTCGTGGCGCGCAAGGACGGCCCGGTCAAGACGCTGGAGGACTTCCAGGGCAAGAAGGTGACGGCCTGGTTCACCGGCGCCAACTACGTGCTGTTCGGCATGCTGGCCAACAAGGGCATAGACCGCGCCAAGGTGGACATCCAGCCGCAGCAGGTCAGCGTCACGCCCTTCGTCAACGGCGACGTCGACGTCATCACCGCCACCTGGTACAACGAGCTCTACACCATCCGCCAGCGGGTGGGCGAAGACAAGCTGCGCCTGTTCAAGGCCGAGGACTACGGCATCACCTTCCCGCGCGACACGCTCATCGTGTCGCGCAAGACGGCGCAGGAGCAGCCCGAGCTGGTCAAGGCCTTCCTGCGGGCCTCCATCCGCGGCTGGCGCGAGGCCATGAAGCATCCCAAGGAAGCGGTCGACACGGTGATGAAGGTGGCGCCGACCCTGGATCGCACGCACCAGGAATTCATGCTGACCGAGGCCTACCGCCTGATGACGGAAGGCAAGGCCAAGACCGACGGCCTGTTCTGGATCGACCCGGCCGCCGTCCAGGCCGCCGAGGATTTCCTGGTCAAGAACGGCGTGATCAGCAAGCCCGTCGACGTGGCGCAGGCCTTCGACGCCAGCTTCCTGAAGGCCATTCCCCTGGCCGACCGCCTGCCATGA
- a CDS encoding ABC transporter permease, with product MTKRPRAFSFGGGAGAAILRGVATVVVIGLAWEAVVVGAGIKPYYLPRLSAILGAIAALPDAYLAGFLRTLSETLLGYAAGALVGVLNGVLFHRSRLLRETVFPLFVISQTIPVIAFGAVVVLWFGNTILAKALIAFYLTFFPVTVNTLNGLEAVDKRQVDLLRSFGATRRQLLFRLQLPAALPQIFVALRLACTLSLLGAIAGEWFGDTTGLGVLLLQAMYNEQFVALWAAILMAGLLGTSFYGLVAWAEHKAVFWRSEL from the coding sequence ATGACGAAGCGTCCGCGCGCGTTTTCCTTCGGCGGCGGCGCCGGCGCGGCCATCCTGCGCGGGGTCGCGACCGTCGTCGTCATCGGCCTGGCGTGGGAAGCCGTGGTGGTGGGCGCCGGCATCAAGCCCTATTACCTGCCGCGCCTGTCGGCCATCCTCGGCGCCATCGCGGCGCTGCCGGATGCCTACCTGGCGGGCTTCCTGAGGACCTTGTCGGAAACGCTGCTGGGCTACGCCGCCGGCGCGCTGGTGGGCGTGCTGAACGGCGTGCTGTTCCACCGCTCGCGCCTGCTGCGAGAGACGGTCTTCCCCTTGTTCGTCATTTCGCAGACCATCCCCGTCATCGCCTTCGGCGCGGTCGTGGTGCTGTGGTTCGGCAACACCATCCTGGCCAAGGCCTTGATCGCCTTCTACCTCACTTTCTTTCCGGTGACGGTCAATACGCTGAACGGGCTGGAGGCCGTGGACAAGCGCCAGGTGGATCTGCTGCGCAGCTTCGGCGCCACGCGGCGGCAGTTGCTGTTCCGGCTGCAGTTGCCGGCGGCGCTGCCGCAGATCTTCGTTGCCCTGCGCCTGGCCTGCACCTTGAGCCTGCTGGGCGCCATCGCCGGCGAATGGTTCGGCGACACCACCGGGCTGGGCGTGCTGCTGCTGCAAGCCATGTACAACGAGCAATTCGTGGCCTTGTGGGCGGCGATCCTGATGGCGGGCCTGTTGGGCACCTCGTTCTACGGCCTGGTGGCCTGGGCCGAGCACAAGGCCGTGTTCTGGAGGAGCGAGCTGTGA